TATGTTTCCCTGCTCCCAATAAAGCCATATACACAGAACTGACTGCTGCCATTCCTGAACTTGTTGCAACTCCGCCAAAACCATTCTCCAATTCTGCCATTGCTTTTTCAAATGCATTGATAGTCGGATTTCCGATTCTGGTATAAATATAACCGTCTGATTTTCCTGCAAAACAATCAGCACCGTGTTGTGCATTTTTGAAAGAAAAAGTTGATGTTTGATAAATTGGTGTTACAGCACTTCCGTAAACATCTTCATAAGCTCCTGCATGTATGAGCTTGGTGTTAAATCCTTTGTTTTTTGTATCCATTATTAAAATTGTTTATTTGTTTAAATGTTTATTTGAATACTTTTTAGCGGTTCAAAACCGCTTAAAAGTTACTTTTTATATTTGTTTTAATTAATTTCGCATTTTATCCAAAAATATTCTTCGTCGGAATTGTTGCCACAAAATCTTTTAAATAAAACGGTTCAAAATAGGCAACATCTTCAAATTTATTATCCTTAAATGCTTTTTCAGAAAACGGAATCATATAATCTGCCGACGGATGCAAATCATCAAAAAAAACAGCATTATTATGAGTTATTGCATCTTTACATTTTGCTGCTCCGTCACCAAAAAAGTAAATTTTATTATTTTTTAATTCTTTTAAAAAAGAATGTTTATCAATTATTTCAGCACTAATTTCATTTACGGGATTAATCTCATTATCAAACAATTGTGTATAAACTTCCATTCTTCTTGCATCAATCATTGGTGCTAATAAAACGTTTTGTTCCGGATTCAATTTTTTTTTTGCTCCCCATGCCATATTTTGTAAAGTACTTACAGAAATAAGCGGCTTACCGGCACCATAAGCAATTCCTTTTGCTGCGGATACGCCAATTCTCAATCCTGTATAAGATCCGGGACCTTTACTAACGGCAACAGCATCAATATCTTGAATTTGAAAGTTTATTTCTTTAAACAATTCTTCAATAAAAACAGTTAAAACTTTCGAGTGGGCATTTTGTTCATTAGTTTCTTTTCCAATAACTTTTTTACCGTTTTCAGCCAAATTAACTGAACAAACAGTAGTAGAAGTTTCTATATTTAATATTAATGCCATATTATGAACAATAGTTCACAAAAGTAGAAAGAAATTACAAAATCAAAACATAAATTATGAATTTTAGCCTAAATTTTTGTTTTAAAAATTAAAAACTAAATTTTGCAATAATTATAAAAATCAAATTCAAAATGAAAAAATATGGTTTTATTAACAATATTGCAGGCCGGCATGTTTAATTTCTCGCAAAAATTTGCAATTCCCTTGATATTTTTTTATATTTGTATTGATTAAATTTTACAAAAATGACAACAATTACCATTACTGAAAACGTAGAAGGCTTATCTAATACAGAATTTCGTACTGTAGCAGAATTATTTAAAGCTTTAAAAAAAATATCTCCTTTGAAATTTTATTATGCAGATACAAATGAGTTTTCTGAAGAAACTTTAAAAAAAATTGAGAATTCAAAAAATAATCCTAATCGAAAATTAACAAACTTCAAAGGATGAATGTATTTTGAAAATAAAACAGATTTTATTATAACCGAAATCTCTGACCGCCAATAAAATCATTCACAAGTTTACATTTTTCCCAGCATTTTTTTATCCTTGCTTTTGTTTTAAAAATATTTTAATTCTAAATTTATTAATTCCAAATTAAAATCTTAATTTCGCTGCAATTTAAAAACTGTACAATTATACACAATGAAAAAATATAATTTAATTAATAACATTTCCGGTTGGTTCGTTTTTTTAGTGGCAGCCGTAACTTATTTATCAACAATTGAACCCACTACAAGTTTTTGGGATTGCGGGGAGTTTATAACTTCTGCTTATAAATTTGAAGTAGGTCATCCGCCCGGGGCTCCTTTCTTTATGATTTTAGGGAAATTTTTTACGCTTTTCTCATTTGGGGATCTAACAAAAGTGGCTGTTACAATCAATGTTTTATCTGCACTTGTAAGTGCTTTTACAATTTTGTTTCTTTATTGGAGTATTACTCATATTGCAAAACGTATTATTTCTAAAACCGGTGAACTTGATAAAAGTCAATTAATTGCTGTAATCAGTAGCGGTATAGTCGGTGCTTTAGTATATACTTTTTCAGATTCTTTTTGGTTCTCGGCTGTTGAAGGAGAGGTTTATGCAACTTCTTCATTTTTTACGGCAATAGTGTTTTGGGCTATATTAAAATGGGAAAGTCAGGCAGAGCAAAAATATGCAAACCGATGGCTGATTTTGATTGCTTACCTTATGGGGCTTTCAATAGGAATTCACTTATTGAACTTATTGGCAATACCCGCTATTGTTTTTATTTACTATTTCAAAAAATATGAAGTTACTCGTAAAGGGATTATATACTCTGCTTTACTATCAATGGTAATATTATTAATTATTATGTATGGTATTGTTCAAGGACTTTTTATTGTGGGTTCTAAATTTGAGTTACTCTTTACTAATACACTAGGATTACCTTTCTTTTGGGGATTGTTATTTTACTTTGTATTAGTTTTCGGGGGAATAATATTCGGAATATATCATACCTTAAAGCATAATAAAGTTCTTTGGAATACAATCTTTACAATGTTTGCTGTAATATTGATAGGCTATTCAACATTTGCTTTGATTTTAATTCGCTCTAAAGCAGATACTCCCATGAATCAAAATAAACCGGATGATGTCTTCTCATTATTAGGTTATTTGAACCGTGAACAATATGGGGACCGACCGTTGATGTACGGACAATATTTTAATGCAACTTTAGATCAAGATGACCCATATCCGAAAACTAAAGCAATATACTATGATAAATTGGATAAAGACAGCAATGATGTTTACAAAATAGTAGATTACAAAAGAACAAGAAATTATATAGGATCGGATAAAACGTTTTTTCCGAGAATGTACAGCGATCAAGACAGTCCGGATCATATTAGAGGTTATATTAATTGGACAGGCAAAGATGAAGATGAATTCTACTATGCCAGAATAAATCCTGAAAATGAACAGCCTGTAAGAAACCGTTACGGAGAAATCCAATATGATCATTATAATCCCAAAAGATTACCGACATTTAGTGAGAATTTAAGTTATTTCTTTTCCTACCAGTTAAATTACATGTATTTCAGATATTTTATGTGGAATTTTGCTGGTAAGCAAAATGATATACAAGGGCACGGCAAGAGTAATCACGGATATAAAAACGTAAAAGAAGGAAATTGGATAAGCGGAATTAAGTTTATTGATGAAATAAGGCTTGGAGATCAAGATAAGATTACTGAAATAATGAAAAATAATAAGGCAAGGAATACATATTTCTTTTTACCCTTATTACTCGGTATATTAGGAATGGTATTTATGTACAGAAAAGGTAAAAAAGGCAAACAATATTTTTGGGTTGTTATGTTATTTTTCTTCTTCACAGGAATTGCTATTGTTTTATATTTGAATCAACCGCCTTTTCAACCCCGTGAAAGAGATTATGCTTATGCAGGTTCGTTTTATGTATTTGCTATGTATATCGGATTCGGAGTTGCATTTATTTACAATTTTTTGAAGAAATATATGCCTGCTGTAGCAGGAGCAGCAATTGCCGGATTATTAGGTGTTGGAGTTCCGATTTTAATGGCTCAACAAAATTGGGATGACCATGACAGATCAGACAGATATACAGCTACTGATTATGCAAAAAATTATTTAGATTCTTGCGATGAAAATGCTATTATCTTTACAAACGGAGATAATGATACTTTCCCTTTATGGTACGTCCAAGAAGTAGAAGGATACAGAACCGATGTACGAGTAATAAATTTAAGTTACTTTAACACCGATTGGTATATTGATCAAATGATAAAACGAGCTTATGATTCTCCTCCGGTAAAATTCACATTAAGTCCGGAGCAGTATGAACAGGGTAAAAGAGATATTATTTACAGAATGGATAATCCGAATATTTATTTGCAAGAAAAGTATAAAACAAACAGATCAGATTTTGACACAACATACAGCAAGATTTTTGATGAATTTATTGCGTATCTTTCAACAACGAATTTCAAAACAATATTTGCTAAAGATTTTGAAAGATTATCTGAAGGATATTCACAAACAGATCCGGTTCAGCTTTTTTCATTTTCACAACAATTGTATAAAGAGAATGAAAATAAAGGTCTTGGTTTGTCAACAGATAAGTTGTCAGAATTTAATAAGAAATTGGAAGACTTACTTGTAAGAATATCAGCATCGGCATTACCGTTGCAAACTGCAATAAATCATATAGCAAACGAGAATAAAGCATACAAAGCACCAATGCAAAACGGTGAATATGTAAATTATTTACCTACAACAAAATTCAATATCCCCGTAGATAAAAATAAAGTTGTTGAAAACGGGACAGTAGAAAAAAGCGATAAGAATAAAATTGTGGATGCCGTAAAATGGGATATCGGAAAGCAGCATATTACAAAAAATCAGATGATGGTTCTTGATATGATAGCTACAAATAATTGGGATCGTCCGATTTATTTTGCCACAACAGTAGGTAACAGTCATTATTTAAATCTTGAAAGTTATTTTCAATTAGAAGGATTAGCATATAAAGTTGTACCTATACGAGCGGGAACGAAGACTTTTGGTAGCGAAGGCAGTGTAAATACGGATATTTTGTATGACAATATTATGAATAAATTTAAATGGGGAGGTTTAGATACAAATCCTGAAAAAATATATATGGATGAAAACAACAGAAGATTTGTAATGAATTTTAAAACCGTCTTTTTGTCTTTAGCTGAACAATTAGTTAAAGAAAACAAAAATGACAAAGCAGAAGTTGTATTAGATAAGTGTTTCTCCTTATTTACAAATGATATTTCTCCTTTTAATTATTATGATTTATTATTTTCAGGATTTTATTTTGACATAAATAAAGATGATAAAGCTCTTGAAATAATAAAAACTGCGGCTGATAATTTTCAAGATGAATTGGAATATTATATGTCGCTTGAAGATGAACATTTATCGGGAATACAAGATGATGTAGGGAGACTGGGAATGGTATATCAGGAAGCTGTAAGAATATTATATGATAAGAATAAAGATGAAATTGCAAATAATTATGCATTAAAAGCTTTTAATCTTATTGAAGATAAATATGCTTTCGGTATAGCTTTATCTCAACTAACAACAGAGGAAGCATACTTAATTTGGCGCTCAGCCCTTCCTGACTATCAAATGGGATTGCTTCAATTTCATATGTTTCTTGCCGGACGTTTGAATAAATAAAAAAGAGGCTGTCTAAAAAGCAATCATAGTTTTTAATCGGGTAATAGTGCCAAAAATTATTGGTGAATTTTAGAAATTTTTTTTTGAAAATACCTGATAAGCGACTTTTCAGACAGCCTTTCTATTCATCAAGACTTTCATATACAGAATTCATACTGATGAATTCAGGCAGTATGTTTTTCATTAAGCCTACGATTTCAAAATTGTCATGATTTTTAATAATCATAAACATCGTATCAATTTTAGGCAGTATTTTTTCGGTATCATATTTTCTTGTTTCAGCAATCATGATTTTTTCATGCATTGTAGGCTTTGTTTTTTCTTTATCTGCCAACAATTCTTCGTAGAGTTTTTCACCCGGACGCAATCCGGTAAATTTGAGATTAATGTCTGTACCCAGTTTTAATCCTGAAAGCTTTATCATTTTTTTTGCCAGATCAACAATTTTAACAGATTTTCCCATATTAAAAATAAAGATTTCTCCGCCTTTACCTATTGCCCCGGCTTGCAGTACCAATTGACAAGCTTCCGGTATTGTCATAAAATATCTGGTAATTTCGGGATGAGTTACAGTAACAGGTCCACCTTCTTCAATTTGTTGTCTGAATCTGGGAATTACTGATCCGTTTGATCCCAGAACATTTCCAAAGCGAGTTGTAATAAATGACGTTCCGGTTTTATGTTGCAAGGTTTGAATATATATTTCGGCAATTCTTTTTGAAGCTCCCATAACATTTGTCGGATTCACAGCTTTATCTGTCGAAACCATAACAAATTTCTTAACTTTATATTCTACAGCTTTATCTGCAACGGTTTTTGTGCCGACAATGTTGGTTCTTACAGCCTCAGAAGGATTATTTTCCATCATTGGTACATGTTTGTATGCAGCAGCATGATATACAATATCGGGTTTGTAAGTTTGAAAAACTTTGTTAACCCTCACAATATTTGTAACATCACCTATAACAATCTCAAATTTATGAAAATTTAACTTCTCTTTTAATTCTAATTCGAGGTTATAAAGAGGTGATTCTGCTTGATCAAAAATGATGATATTTTTAGGGTGAAATTTAGTCAGTTGTAATACAATCTCTCTGCCGATGGAACCTGCAGCTCCGGTTACTAAAATGGTTTTATTGAGGATGTCTTTTCTGATCTGTTTTACATTTAAGTGTATTGGTGGTCTTTCCAACAAATCTTCAATATTGATTTTACGGATCTGTCTGTAACTTAATTCGCCGTTAATCCAATCTTTCACATCCGGTAATGTGAGTACATTTACATCATACTCCAAACAAACATCAATAATTTTTTGTTTTTTTAAAGCAGAGATGCTTTTATCAGCAATAATCAATTCTGAAATATTGGCACGTTTAATAATATTTCGCAATTCATCTTCTTTATAAAATTTAATACCGTCTAATTGTTTTTTCATTCCGGAACCGGAAGGATCAATAAAAGCTTCTACTTTATATTTAATTTCTGTATCTCTGGTTAGCACTCTTTTTGTAGCTATTGCATTTTCATTTATTCCGAATATAATAATATGTTTTACATCTTTAAACAGGTTATTAGCTTCGGCAAAAATTGTTTTAACTGTTAATCTGAAACTTGTCATTAAGAAGATACTTACAAAATAATCTATTAAAATAATTGAAAAGGGAATGATATATTTTCCTGTTATAAAATAAAATAAAATAAAATTTGAAATAATATAAAACAGATTTGAATAAGTTATCACCAATATAATCCTGATAGCATCTTTTGTGCCTGTATATCTGATAATTCCGGCATAAGAACGCGTGATTAAAAATAAGAAAAGCCGTATTATGAAAACAAATAAAATAACATTATGAATTGT
The nucleotide sequence above comes from Bacteroidales bacterium. Encoded proteins:
- a CDS encoding DUF2723 domain-containing protein, with the protein product MKKYNLINNISGWFVFLVAAVTYLSTIEPTTSFWDCGEFITSAYKFEVGHPPGAPFFMILGKFFTLFSFGDLTKVAVTINVLSALVSAFTILFLYWSITHIAKRIISKTGELDKSQLIAVISSGIVGALVYTFSDSFWFSAVEGEVYATSSFFTAIVFWAILKWESQAEQKYANRWLILIAYLMGLSIGIHLLNLLAIPAIVFIYYFKKYEVTRKGIIYSALLSMVILLIIMYGIVQGLFIVGSKFELLFTNTLGLPFFWGLLFYFVLVFGGIIFGIYHTLKHNKVLWNTIFTMFAVILIGYSTFALILIRSKADTPMNQNKPDDVFSLLGYLNREQYGDRPLMYGQYFNATLDQDDPYPKTKAIYYDKLDKDSNDVYKIVDYKRTRNYIGSDKTFFPRMYSDQDSPDHIRGYINWTGKDEDEFYYARINPENEQPVRNRYGEIQYDHYNPKRLPTFSENLSYFFSYQLNYMYFRYFMWNFAGKQNDIQGHGKSNHGYKNVKEGNWISGIKFIDEIRLGDQDKITEIMKNNKARNTYFFLPLLLGILGMVFMYRKGKKGKQYFWVVMLFFFFTGIAIVLYLNQPPFQPRERDYAYAGSFYVFAMYIGFGVAFIYNFLKKYMPAVAGAAIAGLLGVGVPILMAQQNWDDHDRSDRYTATDYAKNYLDSCDENAIIFTNGDNDTFPLWYVQEVEGYRTDVRVINLSYFNTDWYIDQMIKRAYDSPPVKFTLSPEQYEQGKRDIIYRMDNPNIYLQEKYKTNRSDFDTTYSKIFDEFIAYLSTTNFKTIFAKDFERLSEGYSQTDPVQLFSFSQQLYKENENKGLGLSTDKLSEFNKKLEDLLVRISASALPLQTAINHIANENKAYKAPMQNGEYVNYLPTTKFNIPVDKNKVVENGTVEKSDKNKIVDAVKWDIGKQHITKNQMMVLDMIATNNWDRPIYFATTVGNSHYLNLESYFQLEGLAYKVVPIRAGTKTFGSEGSVNTDILYDNIMNKFKWGGLDTNPEKIYMDENNRRFVMNFKTVFLSLAEQLVKENKNDKAEVVLDKCFSLFTNDISPFNYYDLLFSGFYFDINKDDKALEIIKTAADNFQDELEYYMSLEDEHLSGIQDDVGRLGMVYQEAVRILYDKNKDEIANNYALKAFNLIEDKYAFGIALSQLTTEEAYLIWRSALPDYQMGLLQFHMFLAGRLNK
- a CDS encoding polysaccharide biosynthesis protein, translated to MFRILTLKKHTPRWIILIIDLMISIMSIVFAFLLRFNFDLKNQYFDTIHNVILFVFIIRLFLFLITRSYAGIIRYTGTKDAIRIILVITYSNLFYIISNFILFYFITGKYIIPFSIILIDYFVSIFLMTSFRLTVKTIFAEANNLFKDVKHIIIFGINENAIATKRVLTRDTEIKYKVEAFIDPSGSGMKKQLDGIKFYKEDELRNIIKRANISELIIADKSISALKKQKIIDVCLEYDVNVLTLPDVKDWINGELSYRQIRKINIEDLLERPPIHLNVKQIRKDILNKTILVTGAAGSIGREIVLQLTKFHPKNIIIFDQAESPLYNLELELKEKLNFHKFEIVIGDVTNIVRVNKVFQTYKPDIVYHAAAYKHVPMMENNPSEAVRTNIVGTKTVADKAVEYKVKKFVMVSTDKAVNPTNVMGASKRIAEIYIQTLQHKTGTSFITTRFGNVLGSNGSVIPRFRQQIEEGGPVTVTHPEITRYFMTIPEACQLVLQAGAIGKGGEIFIFNMGKSVKIVDLAKKMIKLSGLKLGTDINLKFTGLRPGEKLYEELLADKEKTKPTMHEKIMIAETRKYDTEKILPKIDTMFMIIKNHDNFEIVGLMKNILPEFISMNSVYESLDE
- the tsaB gene encoding tRNA (adenosine(37)-N6)-threonylcarbamoyltransferase complex dimerization subunit type 1 TsaB; the protein is MALILNIETSTTVCSVNLAENGKKVIGKETNEQNAHSKVLTVFIEELFKEINFQIQDIDAVAVSKGPGSYTGLRIGVSAAKGIAYGAGKPLISVSTLQNMAWGAKKKLNPEQNVLLAPMIDARRMEVYTQLFDNEINPVNEISAEIIDKHSFLKELKNNKIYFFGDGAAKCKDAITHNNAVFFDDLHPSADYMIPFSEKAFKDNKFEDVAYFEPFYLKDFVATIPTKNIFG